A genome region from Anaerolineae bacterium includes the following:
- a CDS encoding glycerophosphodiester phosphodiesterase, whose protein sequence is MAFPLRPQGKTLILGHRGAKGYAPENTFPSFQKALELGVDIIELDVHITKDGRIIVCHDDSLDRTTGLRKLIGESTWDEIRNLDAGKWFGPEFAGAKIPLLEEVLEWARGRIPLVVEIKRGFGEREDIVEKTVEIIKECKMEREVELISFDHRFVRKAKEIAPEIPGGILYVGALIDPVRAARDALADALHPHFAYVDKALIEKAHEAGLAVSAWVVNDPETARLLALWGVDCIGSDYPDRVKKALESL, encoded by the coding sequence ATGGCTTTCCCCCTAAGACCACAGGGAAAGACCCTCATCCTTGGCCACCGCGGAGCTAAGGGATACGCCCCGGAAAACACTTTCCCTTCCTTCCAGAAAGCTCTGGAACTGGGAGTAGATATTATCGAGCTGGATGTTCACATAACCAAAGATGGCCGAATAATAGTCTGCCACGATGATTCCCTTGACCGCACCACAGGGCTGCGAAAGCTGATCGGAGAATCTACCTGGGATGAAATCCGGAACCTGGACGCCGGAAAATGGTTCGGGCCCGAATTTGCCGGAGCTAAAATCCCTCTTTTAGAGGAAGTATTGGAATGGGCCAGAGGGAGAATACCGCTCGTAGTGGAAATAAAGCGGGGCTTCGGGGAACGGGAAGATATAGTGGAAAAGACGGTTGAGATAATAAAAGAGTGTAAAATGGAACGCGAGGTAGAATTGATTTCCTTTGACCATCGCTTCGTCAGAAAGGCTAAAGAAATCGCCCCGGAAATACCTGGAGGTATCCTTTACGTGGGAGCACTCATAGACCCCGTCAGAGCAGCCAGAGATGCCCTCGCCGATGCCCTTCACCCCCACTTCGCCTATGTGGATAAAGCATTAATAGAGAAAGCTCATGAAGCCGGCCTTGCGGTGAGTGCGTGGGTGGTAAATGACCCAGAAACAGCGCGCCTTTTAGCCTTGTGGGGAGTGGACTGCATCGGATCTGACTACCCCGATAGGGTTAAGAAGGCTCTGGAAAGCCTTTAG
- a CDS encoding VWA domain-containing protein has protein sequence MQKDKGQSILIIAGAIVGIMALFALVTDLGYYYAQQRIVRNAVEAGAIAGAHKLTQQNVTNQNVLLAVRDYVERNGLSWQNDRIEAYYLDQDGNILGLIPANNNPPPSQANGVLVKATRNSGTFFARIIGFESMPAPASAKATIICGSCSASNLFPIAVHDSVFDSTGGVPVFGYDYIIWDTGNPQAPGNFGWIRWRDQNPDEQTLVQNMADTTRSGRWSVGEWVYGTTGVTWGSGVREELQKRIDGTRPSSVTLIVYEQSQGQGANTQYKVVGFARFKIKAYCRGRSGYPSSYNCNQFGSNDKVIVGTFEEWAEPSDLAGCTSYGVCAVKSGEGSPPPQANKNIVGTVAIQALRLNEFTQVVTTTQHIPVDVVLVIDTSGSMNDYWGSGANRQRKIDTAKNVLLTFLNYLRPDKGDRVALVKFPLDGTTSRYQLLCGGGTSTYYAIGHVEADLTSNINFVRQKIQNLSARGGTPIAGGLKKANDILINSPNRGTNVPVIILASDGIANIRINGQWTGFAGESWQTSPPCNQPAIDDAINQANESKKPADRGGIGAIVFSIAIGDNFQYDLLRPIASPDTDPSKPHFFVAPGPAELEQIYRRVAERVQNIGSENCYIEEYPLPGAGATVVLYKNGQVYRTTTASSTGAFQFTGVEPGTYQIAAWLERDGLRYDILTDTLGGNPLQQLPTIEISSSPAYEVKNINLYLKNSTPLVCP, from the coding sequence ATGCAAAAGGACAAAGGTCAGTCAATTTTAATTATCGCTGGGGCGATAGTAGGCATTATGGCTCTTTTCGCCTTAGTAACAGACCTGGGATACTACTATGCCCAGCAGCGGATTGTCAGAAACGCAGTAGAAGCAGGGGCCATAGCTGGGGCTCATAAATTAACCCAGCAAAACGTCACTAATCAGAACGTCCTTTTAGCTGTACGCGACTACGTTGAGCGCAATGGCCTTTCCTGGCAGAATGACCGGATAGAGGCCTATTATCTGGATCAGGATGGCAATATATTGGGTTTAATCCCCGCTAATAATAACCCACCCCCCTCTCAGGCTAACGGTGTTCTGGTCAAGGCCACCAGAAACTCTGGGACCTTTTTCGCCCGCATTATCGGTTTTGAAAGCATGCCAGCACCAGCTAGCGCTAAAGCCACCATTATCTGTGGCTCTTGTTCAGCTTCTAACCTCTTCCCCATCGCCGTTCACGATTCAGTCTTTGACAGCACCGGAGGCGTTCCGGTATTCGGTTATGACTACATAATATGGGATACGGGTAATCCGCAAGCTCCTGGAAACTTTGGATGGATAAGATGGAGAGACCAGAACCCCGATGAGCAGACCCTGGTCCAGAACATGGCTGATACCACAAGAAGTGGCCGCTGGAGCGTGGGAGAGTGGGTCTATGGAACCACTGGTGTCACCTGGGGTAGTGGGGTAAGAGAAGAGTTACAAAAACGTATAGACGGAACACGTCCTTCTTCTGTTACTTTAATCGTCTACGAACAGAGCCAGGGACAGGGCGCTAATACCCAATACAAGGTTGTAGGGTTTGCCAGGTTCAAGATTAAGGCTTACTGCAGAGGCAGGAGCGGTTATCCATCTTCGTATAACTGCAACCAATTTGGTTCAAACGATAAGGTCATAGTGGGCACTTTTGAGGAATGGGCAGAGCCCTCTGACCTGGCCGGGTGCACTTCGTACGGGGTTTGCGCAGTAAAATCTGGTGAGGGATCTCCTCCGCCACAGGCCAACAAGAATATAGTGGGGACTGTAGCTATTCAAGCTCTGAGACTCAACGAATTCACTCAGGTGGTGACCACAACCCAGCATATCCCTGTGGATGTGGTATTGGTTATCGATACTTCCGGCAGTATGAACGATTACTGGGGCAGCGGAGCTAACAGGCAAAGAAAGATTGATACAGCCAAAAACGTCCTCCTGACTTTCCTCAACTACCTCAGGCCAGATAAAGGCGATAGGGTAGCCCTGGTTAAATTCCCGCTGGATGGCACCACATCACGATACCAGCTCCTTTGCGGTGGAGGCACAAGCACATATTATGCCATAGGACATGTGGAGGCTGACCTCACTTCCAACATCAATTTTGTCAGGCAAAAAATCCAGAACCTTTCGGCAAGAGGAGGGACCCCTATAGCTGGTGGGCTTAAGAAAGCCAACGATATCCTCATTAACTCACCAAACCGCGGGACTAACGTTCCAGTTATAATCCTGGCTTCCGATGGGATTGCCAACATCCGCATTAACGGGCAGTGGACCGGTTTTGCAGGTGAGAGCTGGCAGACCAGCCCACCATGCAACCAGCCCGCTATTGATGATGCCATAAATCAGGCTAACGAGAGCAAGAAGCCAGCAGACAGGGGAGGAATAGGAGCTATAGTCTTCTCCATCGCCATAGGAGATAACTTCCAGTATGACCTCCTCAGGCCTATAGCTTCCCCCGACACTGACCCTTCCAAACCGCACTTCTTCGTGGCCCCTGGCCCTGCAGAGTTGGAGCAAATTTACCGCCGTGTAGCAGAACGGGTCCAAAACATCGGAAGCGAGAATTGTTACATAGAAGAATATCCTCTTCCAGGTGCTGGAGCTACTGTTGTCCTTTACAAGAATGGCCAGGTTTACAGGACCACCACCGCTTCATCTACGGGAGCTTTCCAGTTCACAGGCGTTGAACCCGGGACCTACCAGATAGCGGCCTGGCTCGAGAGGGACGGCCTCCGCTACGATATCTTGACTGATACTCTCGGTGGTAACCCGCTTCAGCAGCTTCCCACTATTGAGATATCCAGTTCCCCTGCCTACGAAGTTAAAAACATCAACCTCTACCTTAAGAACTCAACCCCGTTAGTGTGCCCGTAA
- a CDS encoding pilus assembly protein: protein MKRGQSLVEFALVIVIFVALLVGLVIFSLVFYTYVTLGHMARAGVSYMMDNALTLAEWNQQNPNQPDKPLKDYIKSLAGFLNTTEPYPMKIEISPPPNMRMPGGYFEVKVSYHFNLLSLSLPNPLSGREIQVIRPIWISAAAGSFYE, encoded by the coding sequence ATGAAGAGGGGGCAATCCCTTGTGGAATTTGCGCTGGTTATAGTTATATTCGTAGCATTACTTGTTGGGCTTGTGATCTTCAGCCTGGTTTTCTACACTTATGTAACCCTCGGTCACATGGCCAGAGCGGGGGTAAGCTATATGATGGATAATGCCCTTACCCTGGCTGAATGGAACCAGCAAAACCCCAATCAGCCCGATAAACCCTTGAAAGATTACATAAAATCTCTGGCCGGCTTCCTTAACACCACCGAACCCTATCCAATGAAGATAGAGATAAGCCCTCCTCCCAACATGAGGATGCCAGGGGGCTACTTTGAGGTGAAGGTTTCTTACCACTTCAACCTTCTGTCCCTGAGTTTGCCCAACCCCTTGAGTGGTAGGGAGATTCAGGTAATAAGGCCTATATGGATAAGCGCAGCAGCTGGTTCATTTTATGAATAG
- a CDS encoding Flp family type IVb pilin encodes MLFRRERGQGLVEYALILVLVAIVVIAVLALLGPAIGNVFSRIISAI; translated from the coding sequence ATGTTGTTCCGGCGTGAGAGGGGGCAGGGTCTGGTGGAGTATGCCCTCATCCTGGTCCTGGTGGCTATTGTCGTTATCGCCGTCCTGGCTCTCCTGGGCCCGGCTATCGGGAACGTCTTCAGCCGGATTATAAGCGCCATCTAA
- a CDS encoding Flp family type IVb pilin: protein MLFRRERGQGLVEYALILVLVAIVVIAVLALLGPAIGNVFSAIISAI from the coding sequence ATGTTGTTCCGGCGTGAGAGGGGGCAGGGTCTGGTGGAGTATGCCCTCATCCTGGTCCTGGTGGCTATTGTCGTTATTGCTGTTCTGGCCCTCTTGGGCCCGGCCATCGGGAACGTCTTCAGTGCTATCATAAGCGCAATTTAA
- a CDS encoding MFS transporter encodes MDERKVTLWVAALGAFVAPFMGSSFNIALPSIGKEFSAGAVILGWLATLYLLASAVFLVPFGKLADIYGRKRIFLAGLTVYSIASILCGLTTSLRVFMVLRILQGMGAAAIFGTGVAILTSVFPPDERGRALGINVSSTYLGLSSGPFLGGLMTQYLGWRSVFFLNAFISLLAAGVTLSKLKGEWRGDPKGKFDLTGFFVYAIALSSFIYGFSRLPHEVGWLLTGLGIVTLFFFVWWENREQSPLLSMRLFRGNPAFTFSNLAALINYSATHAVSFILSLYLQYVRGFLPGKAGTFLVAQPIVMAFLSPLAGRASDWVEPRILASSGMAVIVVGLLLLSSLGQNSPIEFLLAVLAFLGVGFAFFSSPNTNAVMSSVDKRFYGVASATLATMRLTGQMLSMGIATMVLNLFLGNAPVNFQTLPAFMKAMKVLFYFFALLCFGGIFASLARGNVREA; translated from the coding sequence ATGGATGAAAGAAAAGTAACTCTCTGGGTAGCAGCCCTCGGAGCCTTTGTGGCCCCCTTCATGGGCTCTTCTTTCAACATCGCTCTCCCCTCCATCGGGAAGGAGTTTTCGGCTGGGGCAGTTATTTTGGGCTGGCTGGCTACCCTTTACCTCTTAGCTTCGGCGGTCTTCCTGGTTCCTTTCGGCAAGCTGGCCGACATCTACGGCAGGAAAAGGATTTTCCTGGCAGGTCTTACAGTATATTCCATCGCTTCTATTCTGTGTGGACTCACCACTTCTCTGAGGGTTTTCATGGTCCTACGCATCTTGCAGGGGATGGGAGCAGCAGCTATCTTCGGAACTGGAGTTGCTATCCTTACCTCTGTTTTTCCACCAGATGAAAGGGGCAGAGCCCTGGGAATCAATGTATCCTCCACTTACCTAGGCTTATCTTCAGGCCCTTTCCTGGGGGGCCTAATGACTCAATACCTTGGCTGGAGAAGCGTTTTCTTCCTTAATGCCTTCATAAGCTTACTGGCTGCAGGAGTTACTTTGAGTAAACTTAAGGGTGAATGGAGAGGAGATCCGAAAGGAAAGTTTGACCTCACCGGGTTCTTTGTCTACGCTATTGCCCTTTCAAGCTTCATTTATGGATTCTCTCGTTTGCCCCATGAAGTGGGTTGGCTTCTCACTGGGCTTGGAATTGTCACCCTCTTTTTCTTTGTTTGGTGGGAAAATCGAGAGCAGAGCCCTCTTTTGAGCATGAGGTTATTCCGGGGTAACCCTGCTTTTACCTTTTCCAATTTAGCAGCCCTCATAAATTACAGCGCTACTCATGCTGTGAGCTTTATCTTGAGCTTATACCTTCAGTACGTCCGGGGCTTTTTGCCAGGAAAAGCTGGGACCTTCCTTGTAGCTCAGCCCATTGTGATGGCCTTTCTGTCCCCCCTGGCTGGCAGAGCCTCAGACTGGGTTGAGCCCAGGATTTTGGCTTCAAGCGGGATGGCAGTAATAGTCGTAGGGCTTCTTCTGCTATCCTCACTGGGGCAGAATTCCCCCATTGAGTTCTTGCTGGCAGTGCTGGCTTTTCTGGGAGTTGGGTTTGCTTTCTTCTCTTCCCCTAATACCAATGCCGTAATGAGTTCGGTGGATAAAAGGTTTTATGGCGTAGCCTCAGCCACCCTTGCCACTATGCGCCTTACAGGTCAGATGCTCAGCATGGGCATCGCTACAATGGTCCTGAACCTATTTTTAGGGAATGCGCCTGTTAACTTCCAGACTCTCCCAGCATTCATGAAAGCAATGAAAGTCCTTTTTTACTTTTTTGCTCTCCTATGTTTCGGGGGAATCTTTGCTTCACTGGCCAGGGGAAACGTGCGTGAAGCTTAG
- a CDS encoding immune inhibitor A yields the protein MKKIFPIIFALFLLSGCFPPNPVFTPSPTPVPLPSPTPQFTPTPTPVPVPDPIPSELPVRDLGDIAARLGKIPPGPIPTPTPALHHPGEKAVFWLLDHPSNRYFTTTATLSILTPNFCVWVEEGAKVDRKALRASVEQLEKEVYPHIMETFGPPSSPVPWSNSCIHIFNGTVPGVGGYFSGSDNYPRQVYAHSNEKNAFYLNLQVLRPGTRHYLSVLVHELQHMLQWYIDRNEDTWVNEGFSQMAEFLSGLSEDGAARAFLEQPDTQLTSWPGDLEQAYPNYGASFLFMLYFWERFGEEAFQRLVKSPSNGPQAFNEVLAPHGYGFEDLFADWAVANYLDDPDSGYGYHKLDLPKPRISAIISTLPITLTETVHQYATDYFKIQTENPVLLRFTGNTTVTLGPPAPYSGKFMWWSGRGDESNSTLTRHFNLKNTDKATLRFQTWYDLEKGYDYAYLEVSSDGGKTWKILRGLHSTSENPVGHNLGYGYTGKSGGWIEEVVDLTPWAGKEILLRFECITDDAVNRPGFFIDNVTIPEIGYHEDFERGYGGWVPNGFVYTDGVVKQGWIVQAIEGGKPPSVKRWKLADDIPFEVVLNFGAVVVVSAFAPATSEPARYTLSFTHVSPGQ from the coding sequence TTGAAAAAGATTTTCCCCATCATCTTTGCCCTGTTTCTTCTTTCAGGATGCTTTCCTCCCAATCCCGTCTTTACCCCAAGCCCCACTCCAGTTCCTTTGCCTTCTCCGACTCCGCAGTTCACTCCAACTCCTACCCCCGTCCCTGTACCTGACCCGATACCATCAGAACTCCCGGTCAGGGATTTGGGGGATATAGCCGCAAGGCTCGGTAAAATACCTCCGGGACCAATCCCTACCCCAACTCCCGCGCTCCATCACCCCGGTGAGAAAGCTGTTTTCTGGCTCCTTGACCATCCTTCAAATCGCTACTTTACCACTACCGCCACTTTATCCATCCTAACCCCAAACTTCTGTGTCTGGGTGGAAGAAGGAGCTAAAGTAGACCGGAAAGCCCTTAGAGCTTCTGTAGAACAATTGGAGAAAGAGGTTTACCCCCACATCATGGAGACTTTCGGTCCACCATCCTCTCCTGTTCCCTGGAGCAATTCCTGCATCCACATCTTCAACGGCACTGTGCCCGGAGTTGGGGGCTATTTCTCCGGAAGCGATAACTACCCCCGCCAGGTATACGCTCATTCCAATGAGAAGAATGCCTTCTACCTTAACCTTCAAGTCCTGAGGCCTGGGACCAGACATTATCTTTCGGTTTTAGTTCATGAACTTCAGCATATGCTCCAGTGGTACATAGATCGCAATGAGGACACATGGGTCAACGAAGGATTTTCTCAGATGGCGGAGTTCCTGAGCGGCCTTTCAGAGGATGGTGCTGCCAGAGCTTTCCTGGAGCAGCCCGATACCCAGCTCACCTCCTGGCCCGGTGACCTTGAGCAAGCTTACCCTAACTATGGAGCAAGCTTCCTCTTCATGCTCTATTTCTGGGAACGCTTTGGCGAAGAAGCATTTCAGCGGCTGGTAAAATCGCCATCAAACGGCCCTCAAGCTTTCAATGAAGTTCTGGCTCCCCATGGCTACGGCTTTGAAGACCTCTTTGCCGATTGGGCTGTAGCCAATTACCTGGATGATCCGGACTCCGGTTACGGTTATCATAAACTTGACCTTCCCAAACCCCGAATCTCCGCGATAATTTCCACCCTTCCCATCACCTTGACGGAGACCGTCCATCAGTACGCCACCGACTATTTTAAAATCCAGACCGAAAACCCTGTCCTCCTGCGTTTTACCGGAAATACAACCGTTACTTTAGGCCCCCCTGCCCCTTACAGCGGAAAATTCATGTGGTGGTCGGGGCGAGGCGATGAGAGCAATTCAACCCTCACCCGCCATTTCAACCTCAAAAACACCGATAAGGCCACGTTGCGCTTCCAGACATGGTATGATCTGGAAAAGGGTTACGATTACGCCTACCTGGAGGTTTCTTCCGATGGAGGCAAAACCTGGAAAATTCTACGGGGGCTTCACTCTACCTCAGAAAACCCGGTAGGACATAATCTGGGCTATGGTTATACCGGAAAATCAGGGGGGTGGATTGAGGAGGTAGTGGACCTCACCCCATGGGCCGGGAAGGAAATCCTTCTGCGGTTTGAATGCATAACGGATGATGCTGTTAATCGCCCGGGCTTTTTCATTGATAATGTAACCATACCAGAGATTGGCTACCATGAAGATTTTGAAAGGGGCTACGGGGGATGGGTGCCTAATGGTTTCGTCTACACTGATGGGGTAGTCAAACAGGGGTGGATAGTTCAAGCAATTGAAGGGGGAAAACCGCCATCAGTTAAACGCTGGAAACTTGCCGATGATATCCCCTTTGAAGTAGTCCTGAACTTCGGAGCAGTAGTGGTGGTTAGCGCCTTTGCTCCTGCTACTTCTGAGCCTGCTCGTTATACCCTAAGCTTCACGCACGTTTCCCCTGGCCAGTGA
- the trpD gene encoding anthranilate phosphoribosyltransferase: MLRKYISRLVEGESLSPEEAQEAMSLILDEKVSPWQAGGFLVALQIKGLTTQELQGCAMAMKERALFIKPAREDLVDISGTGGDPWGTFNISTTAAFVVAGAGLAVAKHGARAVSSKCGSAELLNALGVNLNLSPEKIVRCIDEVGIGFIYAPSFHPALYHVLQARKEIGVRTVLDLLGPLVNPAGAKRQVLGLYDGRLTELVAQTLKALGSQSAFVVYGADGLDELSTTGVNKVSRLERGTVTTFPLDPTEFGLPRARLSDFQGGEPEENAAITRSILEGEKGPRRDIVLLNAAAAILIGGKASDMEEALEMARESIDSGRAMEKLNQLVQFTNR, translated from the coding sequence TTGTTGCGCAAATACATTTCCCGCCTCGTAGAAGGAGAAAGCCTTTCTCCAGAAGAAGCCCAGGAGGCTATGAGCCTGATCCTGGACGAAAAGGTTTCCCCTTGGCAGGCTGGAGGTTTCCTGGTGGCTTTGCAGATAAAGGGGCTAACAACGCAGGAGTTGCAGGGATGTGCTATGGCGATGAAAGAAAGAGCCCTATTCATAAAGCCCGCCCGTGAAGACCTGGTGGACATCTCAGGGACGGGGGGAGATCCGTGGGGAACTTTCAATATTTCCACCACTGCTGCCTTTGTAGTAGCAGGGGCAGGCCTGGCCGTGGCCAAACACGGGGCAAGGGCTGTCTCCAGTAAATGTGGAAGCGCAGAGCTCCTGAATGCCTTGGGGGTAAACCTCAACTTAAGCCCTGAAAAAATCGTCCGTTGCATTGATGAAGTAGGGATAGGCTTCATATATGCCCCTTCCTTCCACCCGGCCCTTTACCACGTCCTCCAGGCCCGCAAAGAAATAGGAGTGCGCACTGTCCTGGATCTCCTCGGACCCCTGGTAAATCCGGCAGGAGCCAAGAGGCAGGTCCTGGGCCTCTACGATGGTCGCCTCACAGAGCTGGTGGCTCAGACCCTGAAAGCCCTGGGAAGCCAGTCGGCCTTCGTGGTTTATGGGGCCGATGGGTTGGATGAGCTCTCCACCACTGGAGTTAACAAAGTGAGCCGCCTCGAAAGAGGAACTGTCACCACTTTCCCTCTGGATCCGACGGAGTTTGGCTTGCCCAGAGCCCGACTTTCCGACTTTCAAGGCGGGGAACCTGAGGAAAATGCTGCTATAACCAGATCCATCCTCGAAGGGGAAAAGGGCCCCCGCAGGGATATAGTGCTCCTTAACGCCGCTGCTGCCATCCTCATAGGAGGCAAAGCCTCCGACATGGAAGAGGCTTTAGAGATGGCCCGGGAATCTATAGACTCCGGCCGGGCTATGGAAAAACTCAACCAGCTGGTTCAATTTACCAACAGGTGA
- a CDS encoding DUF6206 family protein — translation MPFSEEDWKKLKDLGLKSGLYLSEARKALDFFIALKPDDLAEWFQSVTSPLAASYLLSLWSRFLGYVREMESLWPELEKGSPQACKLYKSYWRAACQALNKMIREAELRMRPKLRVTLLGFGEITRVLDLEGSPLDLWCDSETGKPVRMVFKKMLPFPSREAAEYHAYWYLEYNRLLRDKVGVEVPPFDVRIAGKGPGPVTVYMLQGRIDPERVCVGRFLERLTSTSAAILYRMILKEYGKVYNFNKRHAREGIQIGIDGQIPNWAIREFKGSAETLTGNEGLIYLDTTVPMIRIEGRDVISPEIYLQTLPSFARRLIKALNLDKEVLNRYYNFRTIMLDFVSNFIVRHRPDLVPLLIELSNEALFSIFWQENWPPITWEEVQRYYKKDVFIWRFWRSLRLLGGKRVKYIALFTELYRIWTKPIF, via the coding sequence ATGCCCTTTTCTGAAGAAGACTGGAAAAAGCTGAAAGATCTTGGCCTTAAATCAGGCCTTTATCTTAGTGAGGCCCGAAAAGCTCTGGATTTTTTTATCGCTCTAAAACCCGATGACTTGGCTGAATGGTTTCAATCCGTTACTTCCCCCCTTGCTGCCAGTTATCTTCTCAGTTTATGGAGCAGATTTTTGGGTTATGTAAGGGAAATGGAAAGCCTATGGCCAGAGTTGGAAAAGGGTTCGCCTCAAGCCTGCAAGCTTTATAAAAGCTATTGGCGAGCTGCATGCCAGGCGCTAAACAAAATGATAAGAGAAGCGGAACTCCGGATGAGGCCAAAGCTACGGGTTACCCTCCTTGGATTCGGAGAAATAACCAGGGTGTTGGATTTAGAAGGAAGCCCGCTTGATTTATGGTGCGATTCAGAAACTGGAAAACCCGTAAGGATGGTTTTCAAAAAGATGCTCCCCTTCCCATCTCGCGAGGCGGCGGAGTATCATGCTTATTGGTATTTAGAATACAACCGGCTTCTTCGGGATAAAGTGGGTGTAGAAGTTCCTCCCTTTGATGTCCGGATTGCTGGCAAAGGGCCAGGTCCGGTGACGGTTTACATGCTTCAAGGGAGGATAGATCCCGAGCGAGTATGCGTGGGCAGATTTTTAGAGAGACTCACCTCTACCTCAGCTGCAATCCTTTACCGGATGATTTTGAAAGAATACGGCAAAGTTTACAATTTTAACAAACGCCACGCTCGCGAGGGGATCCAGATAGGGATAGATGGCCAAATCCCCAATTGGGCAATCAGAGAGTTTAAAGGTAGCGCTGAGACTCTGACTGGGAACGAAGGCCTTATCTACCTTGATACCACTGTCCCCATGATCCGCATAGAAGGGCGAGACGTAATTAGCCCTGAAATTTACCTTCAAACTCTTCCATCCTTTGCCCGGAGGCTTATAAAGGCTTTGAACCTTGACAAGGAAGTGCTGAACCGTTACTACAATTTTCGGACGATAATGCTGGATTTTGTCTCAAACTTCATAGTTCGCCACAGGCCTGACCTGGTACCTCTTTTGATTGAGTTGAGCAATGAGGCTCTTTTTTCCATTTTTTGGCAAGAAAACTGGCCCCCCATTACTTGGGAAGAAGTGCAAAGATACTACAAAAAAGACGTCTTCATATGGAGGTTTTGGCGCTCTCTCAGGCTCCTCGGGGGCAAAAGGGTAAAGTATATTGCTCTTTTTACCGAACTTTACCGCATCTGGACCAAACCAATTTTCTGA
- a CDS encoding aspartate aminotransferase family protein → MPFIAQWSKKDIIETFSSFVSSGKARTWTGFGMDFVAGRREGVYLWDVDGHKRLLDCHCNGGVFNLGHRHPAILQTLREALEELDIGNHHLISEHRARLARRLAELAPGSLPYTTFAVGGGEAIDFAIKLARAHTRRPKIISAKGGYHGHTGLALAAGDPEYREPFGPLAPGFVQVPFADIQALAREIDDETAAVLLETIPATLGMPIAPQDYFGEVRELCNKYGALLILDEVQSGLGRTGKFWAIEHWGVEPDILVAGKGLSGGLYPIASTSYREELNAFLDKNPFIHISTFGGAELGCVVALKVLEETAKAEFLNHVNKMASFFAEKFEDLHRKYPNTLVEIRQKGLMIGLVFPDRNCGPLMTKLLYENGVLALFANNDRRVLQFLPPLIITEKEATEALEALEKSIKALEKIRRFIPPHIDVMNVKLEGPMRRFLDALF, encoded by the coding sequence TTGCCCTTTATAGCTCAGTGGTCCAAAAAAGATATCATCGAAACCTTTTCCTCCTTTGTTTCCTCTGGAAAAGCTCGCACCTGGACAGGGTTCGGGATGGATTTTGTGGCGGGGAGGAGGGAAGGAGTCTATTTGTGGGACGTAGACGGCCATAAAAGATTGCTGGATTGCCACTGCAATGGAGGAGTGTTCAATTTAGGCCATCGGCATCCTGCTATATTGCAGACCTTGAGGGAAGCCTTAGAAGAGCTTGATATAGGCAACCATCATCTCATATCCGAGCATCGAGCGAGGCTTGCCAGACGCCTTGCAGAGCTTGCCCCGGGTTCTCTTCCCTACACTACCTTTGCTGTAGGAGGCGGGGAAGCCATTGATTTTGCAATAAAGCTTGCCCGAGCTCACACCCGGCGTCCTAAAATTATCTCAGCCAAGGGAGGATATCACGGACACACTGGTTTAGCCCTCGCTGCCGGAGACCCAGAGTATCGTGAGCCATTTGGCCCCCTGGCTCCAGGTTTCGTTCAAGTCCCTTTCGCTGACATTCAGGCTTTAGCGCGTGAAATAGACGATGAAACGGCTGCTGTGCTTCTGGAGACAATTCCTGCCACCCTGGGCATGCCCATAGCTCCGCAGGATTACTTCGGAGAAGTCAGGGAATTGTGCAATAAATATGGGGCCCTCCTCATTCTGGATGAGGTGCAGAGCGGTTTGGGGCGCACGGGTAAGTTTTGGGCTATAGAGCACTGGGGAGTTGAACCTGATATTTTAGTGGCAGGGAAGGGCTTGAGTGGCGGCCTTTATCCGATAGCATCCACCTCTTACCGTGAAGAGCTCAACGCTTTCCTGGATAAAAACCCTTTCATCCACATTTCCACTTTTGGCGGAGCTGAACTCGGGTGTGTGGTAGCACTAAAAGTTCTGGAAGAAACGGCCAAAGCAGAATTTTTGAATCACGTTAACAAAATGGCCTCTTTCTTTGCTGAAAAGTTTGAGGATTTGCATCGCAAATACCCCAACACCCTGGTGGAAATTCGCCAGAAAGGCCTCATGATAGGCCTCGTCTTCCCTGACCGCAACTGTGGCCCCCTCATGACCAAGTTGCTATATGAGAACGGCGTGTTGGCCCTTTTTGCCAACAACGACCGGCGGGTCTTGCAGTTTCTTCCCCCGCTTATTATCACTGAAAAAGAAGCCACAGAGGCTCTGGAGGCGCTTGAAAAGTCTATAAAGGCGTTGGAGAAAATCAGGAGATTTATCCCTCCGCACATTGATGTCATGAATGTGAAACTTGAAGGGCCCATGCGGAGGTTTCTGGATGCCCTTTTCTGA